AGTATAGATACTCCTGTACTTTTATGAATCTCTTTAAATAGCTCTATTACCTCTCTTTTAGTCTTTAGATCTAAGGCTGTAGTCACCTCATCTGCTATCAAAAGTTGAGGTGATCTTATGAGGGCTCCAGCTATTACCACTCTCTGCCTCTCCCCTCCACTTGTTTCGTGAGGGTATTTTTTTAGTATTTTTTCAGCCTCTTTTATCCCAAGTTTTTCTAATAATCCCACTACCTCTTCTTGCCAATTATTAGAATTGCCAAAATGACCTTCATATATTTTTTTTAATTGATGTCCTATTTTTACTGTAGGATTTAGTGAGGTAAAAGCATTTTGAAAGACTGCTCCAATATCACAATTTTTTTCAAACACTCTACAATTTATCTTACTTCTCTCTGGTAAAATCCCTAAAATAAACTTCGTTGTTAAAGTTTTTCCACTTCCAGATTCTCCAGCTAGAGCCACAATCTCTCCTGAATTTATGTGAAAATCTATATTTTTTAACAAACATTTACCATCAATCTCTAAATTTAAATCCTTAATATCAATTAATTTCAATATTTTCTACCTCTTTTCTCCAATTTTTTTATCTGATATACAGTAAAAATTAT
The Fusobacterium sp. SYSU M8D902 genome window above contains:
- a CDS encoding ATP-binding cassette domain-containing protein is translated as MKLIDIKDLNLEIDGKCLLKNIDFHINSGEIVALAGESGSGKTLTTKFILGILPERSKINCRVFEKNCDIGAVFQNAFTSLNPTVKIGHQLKKIYEGHFGNSNNWQEEVVGLLEKLGIKEAEKILKKYPHETSGGERQRVVIAGALIRSPQLLIADEVTTALDLKTKREVIELFKEIHKSTGVSILFISHDLESIKDFAQRVCVMYRGEIVEENSCEAIFKEQKHPYVKRLIELSKSLWIRGEK